Proteins from a single region of Aythya fuligula isolate bAytFul2 chromosome 3, bAytFul2.pri, whole genome shotgun sequence:
- the SLC30A6 gene encoding zinc transporter 6 isoform X2, with translation MWCSSTNSIALTAYTYLTIFDLFSLITCLISYWVMMKKPSPAYSFGFERFEVLAVFASTVLAQLGALFILKESAERFLEQPEIHTGRLLVGTFVALFFNLFTMLSIRNKPFAYVSEAASTSWLQEHVADLSRSICGIIPGLSSIFLPRMNPFVLIDIAGALALCITYMLIEINNYYAVDTASAIAIALMTFGTMYPMSVYSGKVLLQTTPPHVFGQLDKLLREVSTLDGVLEVRNEHFWTLGFGNLAGSVHVRIRRDANEQMVLAHVTNRLYALVSTLTVQIFKDDWIRPTLSSVPIANNMLNLSDHHIISMPSLKAADNLNPITSTPAKPSSPPPEFSFNTPGKNVNPVILLNTQTRPYGLGLNHGSAPYSSVLNQGFGIPGMGAQQGFRTGFTNVPSRYGTNTRGQPRP, from the exons ATGTGGTGCAGCTCTACAAACAGCATAG ctttaacTGCTTACACATATTTGACAATCTTTGATCTTTTCAG tttgataACATGTCTAATAAGCTATTGGGTAATGATGAAGAAGCCCAGTCCAGCCTATTCATTTGG GTTTGAGAGGTTTGAAGTTCTAGCTGTATTTGCTTCTACGGTTCTAGCACAACTTGGTGCTCTTTTTATACTGAAAGAAAG TGCAGAGCGGTTTCTGGAACAGCCTGAGATACACAC GGGGCGACTGCTGGTTGGTACTTTCGTGGCTCTCTTTTTCAACTTATTTACAATGCTTTCCATTAGGAATAAGCCTTTTGCTTATGTCTCTGAAG CTGCCAGCACAAGTTGGCTTCAGGAGCATGTTGCAGATCTTAGTAGAAG taTTTGTGGAATCATCCCAGGATTGAGCAGCATCTTTCTACCACGAATGAACCCTTTTGTCTTGATTGATATCGCTGGAGCTTTAGCTCTTTGCATTACATATATGCTCATCGAAATCAA caATTACTATGCTGTAGACACAGCCTCAGCTATAGCAATTGCTTTGATGACTTTTGGTACCATGTATCCTATGAGTGTGTACAGTGGGAAAGTATTACTCCAG aCAACTCCACCTCATGTGTTTGGCCAGTTAGATAAACTTCTTAGAGAG GTTTCAACCTTGGATGGTGTCTTGGAAGTTAGAAATGAGCATTTCTGGACGTTAGGTTTTGGCAATTTG GCTGGATCAGTACATGTCCGAATTCGGAGAGATGCAAATGAACAAATGGTACTTGCTCATGTCACTAACCGATTATACGCATTGGTCTCTACCTTGACTGTTCAGATTTTCAAAGATGACTGGATCAGACCTACCTTATCATCTGTGCCTATTGCAAACAATATGCTGAACCTTTCAGATCATCATATTATTTCAATGCCATCTTTGAAAGCTGCTGACAACTTGAACCCTATTACATCTACTCCAGCTAAGCCCAGCAGCCCACCACcagaattttctttcaataCGCCAGGCAAAAATGTGAATCCGGTTATCCTTTTAAACACTCAGACGAGGCCCTATGGACTGGGCCTTAATCACGGATCCGCACCCTACAGCAGTGTACTCAATCAAGGATTTGGAATACCAGGAATGGGAGCACAGCAAGGATTCAGAACTGGTTTTACAAATGTCCCAAGCAGATATGGAACAAACACTCGTGGTCAACCTCGACCATAA
- the SLC30A6 gene encoding zinc transporter 6 isoform X1: MGTIHLFRKSQRSLVGKLTHEFRLVAADRRSWKILLFGAINLVCIGFLLMWCSSTNSIALTAYTYLTIFDLFSLITCLISYWVMMKKPSPAYSFGFERFEVLAVFASTVLAQLGALFILKESAERFLEQPEIHTGRLLVGTFVALFFNLFTMLSIRNKPFAYVSEAASTSWLQEHVADLSRSICGIIPGLSSIFLPRMNPFVLIDIAGALALCITYMLIEINNYYAVDTASAIAIALMTFGTMYPMSVYSGKVLLQTTPPHVFGQLDKLLREVSTLDGVLEVRNEHFWTLGFGNLAGSVHVRIRRDANEQMVLAHVTNRLYALVSTLTVQIFKDDWIRPTLSSVPIANNMLNLSDHHIISMPSLKAADNLNPITSTPAKPSSPPPEFSFNTPGKNVNPVILLNTQTRPYGLGLNHGSAPYSSVLNQGFGIPGMGAQQGFRTGFTNVPSRYGTNTRGQPRP; the protein is encoded by the exons ATG gggacaATACATCTGTTCCGCAAATCACAGAGATCGTTGGTCGGAAAGTTAACACATGAATTTAGGCTGGTTGCAGCAGATAGAAGg TCCTGGAAGATCTTGCTGTTTGGTGCTATAAATTTAGTATGTATTGGCTTCCTGCTCATGTGGTGCAGCTCTACAAACAGCATAG ctttaacTGCTTACACATATTTGACAATCTTTGATCTTTTCAG tttgataACATGTCTAATAAGCTATTGGGTAATGATGAAGAAGCCCAGTCCAGCCTATTCATTTGG GTTTGAGAGGTTTGAAGTTCTAGCTGTATTTGCTTCTACGGTTCTAGCACAACTTGGTGCTCTTTTTATACTGAAAGAAAG TGCAGAGCGGTTTCTGGAACAGCCTGAGATACACAC GGGGCGACTGCTGGTTGGTACTTTCGTGGCTCTCTTTTTCAACTTATTTACAATGCTTTCCATTAGGAATAAGCCTTTTGCTTATGTCTCTGAAG CTGCCAGCACAAGTTGGCTTCAGGAGCATGTTGCAGATCTTAGTAGAAG taTTTGTGGAATCATCCCAGGATTGAGCAGCATCTTTCTACCACGAATGAACCCTTTTGTCTTGATTGATATCGCTGGAGCTTTAGCTCTTTGCATTACATATATGCTCATCGAAATCAA caATTACTATGCTGTAGACACAGCCTCAGCTATAGCAATTGCTTTGATGACTTTTGGTACCATGTATCCTATGAGTGTGTACAGTGGGAAAGTATTACTCCAG aCAACTCCACCTCATGTGTTTGGCCAGTTAGATAAACTTCTTAGAGAG GTTTCAACCTTGGATGGTGTCTTGGAAGTTAGAAATGAGCATTTCTGGACGTTAGGTTTTGGCAATTTG GCTGGATCAGTACATGTCCGAATTCGGAGAGATGCAAATGAACAAATGGTACTTGCTCATGTCACTAACCGATTATACGCATTGGTCTCTACCTTGACTGTTCAGATTTTCAAAGATGACTGGATCAGACCTACCTTATCATCTGTGCCTATTGCAAACAATATGCTGAACCTTTCAGATCATCATATTATTTCAATGCCATCTTTGAAAGCTGCTGACAACTTGAACCCTATTACATCTACTCCAGCTAAGCCCAGCAGCCCACCACcagaattttctttcaataCGCCAGGCAAAAATGTGAATCCGGTTATCCTTTTAAACACTCAGACGAGGCCCTATGGACTGGGCCTTAATCACGGATCCGCACCCTACAGCAGTGTACTCAATCAAGGATTTGGAATACCAGGAATGGGAGCACAGCAAGGATTCAGAACTGGTTTTACAAATGTCCCAAGCAGATATGGAACAAACACTCGTGGTCAACCTCGACCATAA